A window of the Hippoglossus stenolepis isolate QCI-W04-F060 chromosome 8, HSTE1.2, whole genome shotgun sequence genome harbors these coding sequences:
- the LOC118113974 gene encoding beta-2 adrenergic receptor, whose amino-acid sequence MVESSALVMLDRTDPAHCTVCCCTLANKVLMVLFMVLLIFAILFGNLVTLAVVVGTKHFHTPQGYLKASLAVADLAVGIFVVPLSVYAEVYLMVTDSAPEWTSYNSQVVSFHPCNVIGPIFAGCTLVSITTIFLLTMERSIAVLMPLHKDCVITRKRTTTLIVLSWVGSFFLAVSPMLFSSEIALEYNSCSRMCNYALGVVGEFPSQAWNILLLFPAFDFTLLGGTVVINLVSLSSIRQHSKRRKHLAVSECQKKTNPTFSDIKAAKTIGTLTVAFTASFTPIAVFVVGNVLGNKWCNFSFFAFWILASNSCWNVIIYSVRDQKFRLRAHKLLEPFQRQNPTKT is encoded by the coding sequence ATGGTTGAGAGCAGCGCACTGGTCATGTTGGACCGAACGGACCCGGCACACTGCACCGTGTGCTGCTGTACGCTGGCCAACAAAGTCCTCATGGTGCTCTTCATGGTGCTGCTGATCTTCGCCATCTTGTTTGGAAACTTGGTGACTCTGGCTGTGGTTGTGGGAACCAAACACTTCCACACGCCACAGGGATACCTGAAGGCGTCCCTCGCTGTGGCCGATCTGGCGGTGGGGATCTTCGTGGTGCCGCTGTCCGTCTACGCCGAGGTCTACCTCATGGTGACGGACTCTGCACCAGAGTGGACTTCATACAACTCGCAGGTAGTGAGTTTCCACCCGTGCAACGTTATCGGCCCCATCTTTGCCGGGTGCACCTTGGTCTCCATAACAACTATTTTCCTGCTGACGATGGAGCGGAGCATCGCTGTGTTGATGCCGCTGCACAAGGACTGTGTGATCACTCGTAAGAGAACCACGACCCTCATCGTCCTCTCCTGGGTGGGGAGCTTCTTCTTGGCCGTGTCTCCGATGCTTTTCAGCAGCGAGATCGCTCTGGAGTACAACTCCTGCAGCCGCATGTGCAACTACGCGCTGGGGGTCGTGGGCGAGTTCCCCAGCCAGGCCTGGAACATCCTCCTGCTGTTCCCAGCGTTTGACTTCACCCTCCTCGGTGGCACTGTGGTGATAAACCTCGTCTCTCTGTCCAGCATCAGGCAGCACTCAAAGCGCAGGAAACACCTGGCTGTGTCCGAGTGCCAGAAAAAAACCAATCCCACATTCTCTGACATTAAGGCAGCGAAGACCATCGGGACTCTAACGGTGGCGTTTACAGCGTCGTTCACCCCCATCGCCGTCTTCGTAGTGGGAAACGTTTTGGGGAATAAATGGTGCAACTTCTCCTTTTTCGCCTTCTGGATTCTGGCCTCCAACAGTTGCTGGAACGTCATCATTTACAGTGTGAGGGATCAGAAGTTCAGGCTCCGTGCTCACAAGCTCCTCGAGCCCTTCCAGAGACAGAACCCAACCAAGACCTAA